Part of the Paenibacillus guangzhouensis genome is shown below.
GCCGAGCCCATCCAGATCACGATAAGTAACTTGCACTGTATGCGTCGTGGAGTAGCCCGTTAACTTCGGCCCTGTCTTCTCATTATAGCTATACTCTGGATTCACATAGAATCCAACCGTCTGTACATCTTCTGTTTTGACCTTGGAATTGGTAAGTGCTTGTTTCAATTTGGCGAACTTCGCTGCGTTAGCTTTTTGAGATTCCTTCGCTGTTGCCGCCTTGGTCTCGATTCCGAACGTTACATACGCCACATCCGGCGTTACAGTAATTTCACCCTTACCCGTAACATTGATTGTGTGGACGACACTTTGGCTCTGAGCTGCCGGCGCTTCAGCCGCATACGTGTTCGATACCGGAGCCGCCCATGCGAATGCGACGAGCAGCGCAGTTGCTGCGATTAACCCTAATTTTTTGGCTCTATTGATCGTTTTAACATCCTGTTTCATGTAAAAAGCCTCCCTATTATTATTCTTCACTTGGTTCTACCTACATAGACGGTGCAATTTACCAAATGTTACAGCGAAAATAATAAATTCCCGGGCAAGCTTCATATATATTTTGTGGCAGTTCCCTGATACAACAAAAAGCCCCTGTTTCCAGGGGCCTTTGTATGTACATCATTCATTATTGATTTTCAAGTTCTTCCTTACTAACCAATTGAACCAATGCAGAAATAGCTTGCTCAGCGTCCGAACCTTCCGCACTTATATATATTTCAGTTCCCGAGCTGATCGCCAAGCTCATTATTCCCATGATACTTTTCGCATTAACTTTCTTCTCGTCTTTCTCCACGAAAATCTCTGACGAATATTTATTCGCTTCTTGAACGAACAACGCTGCCGGTCTAGCATGGAGACCCGTTTTTAACCGCACAACTACCGGGTGCTTTGTCATGGAAAAATTACCCCCTATTACTTATTCGATCTGGCGATTATCCTAATAAATTATTAGTCTTTTACAACATTATACCATTATAACATGAACAGCACTAGGAAAAAAAGTTTTACCCATTCCTAATTTTTTCCGCCAATTCGTCGATCTTACGCAGTCTGTGGTTCACCCCAGACTTGCTCACCGACCCCTTCAGCAGTTCGCCGACTTCTTTCAAGTTAATATCCGGATGAGCCAGACGCACCTCCGCCACTTCCCGAAGTTTGTCCGGAAGACTCTCAAGACCCACTTCTTTTTGGAGCAGCTTAATGTTGTCGATCTGACGCACCGCGGCACCGATGGTTTTGTTCAGATTCGCTGTCTCACAGTTCACGATCCGATTCACCGAGTTACGCATATCGCGCATAATGCGCACATCCTCGAACTTGAAGAGTGCTTGATGCGCGCCAATCATGCTGAGCAAATCAATAATCTTCTCGCCTTCTTTGATGTAGAAAATAAAGCCCTTCTTCCGCTCGATGCAACGAGCATTCAGACCGAACTCATTCGCAAGATCAACGAGCGCTTGACAATGCTCTTCATACATCGAAGCAATTTCAAGATGATAAGACGAACCTTCTGGGTTATTCACCGAGCCCCCCGCCATGAAGGCACCGCGCAAATAAGCCCGCTTACAACAGTTATTTGCAATAATCTGCTTATCAATACCGTCCGTAAAAATGAATCCTTCAGAAACAATATGCAAGTCTTTCAATATTTCCTGAACCTGCGTTGGAATTCGTACGATATAGACGTTATTTTTCTTTAATCGCATTTTTTTCCGGACGAGCAGCTCCGTGTGCACGTCATAGTATTTCTTAATTAAAGAATAAATACGTCTTGCGATCGCCGCATTCTCCGTAGATATATCTAGAATGACCTTACGATTCGATAATTGCACGGAACCGTTCATTCGCAGAAGTGCTGACAACTCCGCTCGCTCGCAGCACGTATCCGCTTCAACCTGGGTTAATTCTTTTTTGGTCTGTGCCGCAAAAGACAAGCGACTCACCTCTTTCGTAACATCCAATTTTTGACGAGCTGATAAATATGATGACTTAGTTTATCCGCATCATGGCGCAAATACGTCCGGAATAGTACAAGTCGATCAGCGATGACCTTGTAGCCCCGGTTCGTCACAGCTTCCAAATCCAAATGAACCGCTGTGGCGCCTTTCTCCGCGTATTTATCTTGAACCTGTGCCGGAATCTCACCGTCGTTCACAATGACATAATCGAAGATATGATGCCCAATATGGTCATACACCGCATCCAAGTGATCGCTTACGGTATAGTTATCCGTCTCTCCTGGCTGCGTCATGACGTTGCAGACGAAAATTTTGACTGCACAGGAATCGACAACCGCTTGGGCTAGTTCAGGCACGAGTAAATTCGGTATGATGCTCGTATAGAGACTGCCTGGTCCGATCAGAATCGCATCCGCTTGTCGCAGCGCCTCGACGGCTTCTGCAAGTGGCTGCACATTCGACGGTTCCAAGAAGACGCGTTTGATCCTTTTCCCAGCTGTCGGAATGGTCGATTCCCCCGTCACAACGGTACCGTCTTCCATCTCCGCATGTAGAATAACCGCCTGGTTCGCAGCAGGAAGCACGCGCCCCCGCACAGCCAACACCCGGCTTAGCTCACGAATTCCGGTAACGAAATCCCCAGAAATATCTGTCATAGCTGCTAATATCAAATTACCCAAACTATGCCCGGCTAAACCTGATCCCGAACTAAATCGGTATTGCAGCATATCGGACAAGAGCGGTTCGACGTCCGCAAGCGCGCCAAGCACGTTGCGAATATCGCCTGGAGGCGGCATATGCAGCTCATTCCGCAAGATCCCTGAACTGCCGCCGTCATCCGCAACCGTCACGATCGCTGTAATATCTAAAGGCTTCTCCTTCAGCCCACGCAGCATGACAGACAATCCGGTTCCTCCGCCCATAACGACAATTCGCGGACGCTGCACTGCTTCAAACTCTAGGCTCATCTCATCACCTCGTACATATTGTCTGCCTTTAGTTAATGACGGTCTTTCTCTGCATCTCGGTGGGCGACACGAACCATTTCGGTCTCACTTGCCCCAATAATTCGGCCCAAATACTCTGCAATGGCCACCGAACGATGTTTCCCCCCGGTGCACCCGATCCCGATCACAACCTGGCTTTTTCCTTCTTTGCGATATTGAGGAATGAGGAATTGCAGCATATCGACCAGCTTCGTCAAGAATACTTGCGTCTCTGGCCATTTCATCACGTAATCATAGACTTCCGGATCCTGCCCGGTATGCGGACGCAATGTATCCACATAATGCGGGTTCGGAAGGAAGCGAACATCATAGATTAAATCGGCATCAATCGGGATGCCATATTTGAATCCGAATGACGTAATATGCACAGATAGGGTATTACCCTCTAGATTATTAAAACGAGATACAATCCGTTCCTTGAGCGTCGCCGGCTTCATATTGCTTGTATCGATAACTTGGGATGCCCATCCCTTCAAGTCTTCGAGCAGCTTCCGCTCTAGTTGAATTCCTTCCAGCGGCATGCCTGTCGGCGCCAATGGATGGCGTCTACGACTCTCTTTGTAACGCTGAACGAGTACGCCGTCAGTAGCGTCTAAGAAGACGATCTCGCAGTTAAGTGTATAGTGATCTTTAATATAATTTAATGACTCGGATAATGCCGTGAAGAATTCGCGGCCACGAAGGTCAATGACAAGTGCGACTTTGCCGATCTTGCCGTTCGACTGTTCAATTAGTTCTGCGAACTTCGGAATAAGAACCGGAGGCAGATTATCCACGCAGAAAAATCCGAGGTCCTCCAGACTCTGAACAGCGATCGTCTTCCCGGCTCCAGACATGCCTGTAATAATGACCAGTTTTGCTTTTGCCATCGATGAAGTGTCCATCACGGCCCTTCCCCCTTGTAGTTAGAACTTCCTCTTACGAACGACTAAATAAGCCTGCTGCCCCGATCATTCCCGCATCGTTGCCAAGTGTCGCCGGCACAATCTCAATACCCTTTTGCAGAGAATCCGGTGTCAGCTTGTAGAATACTTCACGAATTTCATCGAATAGAATATCGCCCGCTTTGGACACGCCGCCGCCAATAATGAATCGCTCTGGATTCAGAATAACAGCCACAGCCGCCATTGCTTTGCCCAAATAGAATGCAGCACGGTTAACGATAC
Proteins encoded:
- a CDS encoding gluconeogenesis factor YvcK family protein is translated as MSLEFEAVQRPRIVVMGGGTGLSVMLRGLKEKPLDITAIVTVADDGGSSGILRNELHMPPPGDIRNVLGALADVEPLLSDMLQYRFSSGSGLAGHSLGNLILAAMTDISGDFVTGIRELSRVLAVRGRVLPAANQAVILHAEMEDGTVVTGESTIPTAGKRIKRVFLEPSNVQPLAEAVEALRQADAILIGPGSLYTSIIPNLLVPELAQAVVDSCAVKIFVCNVMTQPGETDNYTVSDHLDAVYDHIGHHIFDYVIVNDGEIPAQVQDKYAEKGATAVHLDLEAVTNRGYKVIADRLVLFRTYLRHDADKLSHHIYQLVKNWMLRKR
- a CDS encoding SIMPL domain-containing protein; translated protein: MKQDVKTINRAKKLGLIAATALLVAFAWAAPVSNTYAAEAPAAQSQSVVHTINVTGKGEITVTPDVAYVTFGIETKAATAKESQKANAAKFAKLKQALTNSKVKTEDVQTVGFYVNPEYSYNEKTGPKLTGYSTTHTVQVTYRDLDGLGDLMDAASEAGVNQVQGVRFDTEHPEMYETQVLEKAMKNAEVKAKAIASAAKQQIVSVITVSESSADVYPIFTNQVYATAKMESAAADTSIQSGQISIKSNVTVVYEIK
- a CDS encoding HPr family phosphocarrier protein, whose amino-acid sequence is MTKHPVVVRLKTGLHARPAALFVQEANKYSSEIFVEKDEKKVNAKSIMGIMSLAISSGTEIYISAEGSDAEQAISALVQLVSKEELENQ
- the rapZ gene encoding RNase adapter RapZ codes for the protein MDTSSMAKAKLVIITGMSGAGKTIAVQSLEDLGFFCVDNLPPVLIPKFAELIEQSNGKIGKVALVIDLRGREFFTALSESLNYIKDHYTLNCEIVFLDATDGVLVQRYKESRRRHPLAPTGMPLEGIQLERKLLEDLKGWASQVIDTSNMKPATLKERIVSRFNNLEGNTLSVHITSFGFKYGIPIDADLIYDVRFLPNPHYVDTLRPHTGQDPEVYDYVMKWPETQVFLTKLVDMLQFLIPQYRKEGKSQVVIGIGCTGGKHRSVAIAEYLGRIIGASETEMVRVAHRDAEKDRH
- the whiA gene encoding DNA-binding protein WhiA, with translation MSFAAQTKKELTQVEADTCCERAELSALLRMNGSVQLSNRKVILDISTENAAIARRIYSLIKKYYDVHTELLVRKKMRLKKNNVYIVRIPTQVQEILKDLHIVSEGFIFTDGIDKQIIANNCCKRAYLRGAFMAGGSVNNPEGSSYHLEIASMYEEHCQALVDLANEFGLNARCIERKKGFIFYIKEGEKIIDLLSMIGAHQALFKFEDVRIMRDMRNSVNRIVNCETANLNKTIGAAVRQIDNIKLLQKEVGLESLPDKLREVAEVRLAHPDINLKEVGELLKGSVSKSGVNHRLRKIDELAEKIRNG